In Trifolium pratense cultivar HEN17-A07 linkage group LG7, ARS_RC_1.1, whole genome shotgun sequence, a genomic segment contains:
- the LOC123897075 gene encoding pectate lyase-like, translating to MPRSLNIFLFFLCLAVITPTMNASELETEKFWKEERPEFDQYWEERSVEAKEFNQKAYFPDPFEVSGNLTASITEVIAGKNLRRNLRGNKGGGQCLATNPIDRCWRCDPNWADNRQKLADCVQGFGRNTRGGKGGPIYVVTDPSDDELMDPKPGTLRYAVTRNGPLWITFAHSMLITLQQELIMNSDKTIDGRGVDVYIANGAGITVQFVKNIIIHGIKIYNIQVREGGTIRDSETHYGLRTRSDGDGISIFGSSNIWIDHVSMKNCTDGLIDAIMGSTAITISNSHFTDHNEVMLFGANDNHKEDKIMQITLAFNHFGKRLVQRMPRARFGFIHCVNNDYTHWEMYAIGGSSNPTIISEGNRFIGPENKMVGKDLINSKEVTKREYTDESIWKSWQWRSINDEFLSDAYFIQSGPELKDRPFSRQDMITAKPGSYVGRLTRFAGNLQCIVGKPC from the exons atgccGAGATCactcaacatttttttattttttctttgtttggcGGTCATCACGCCTACAATGAATGCCAGTGAATTAGAGACTGAGAAATTTTGGAAGGAAGAAAGACCTGAGTTTGATCAATATTGGGAGGAAAGGTCTGTAGAAGCAAAAGAATTCAATCAAAAAGCTTATTTCCCTGATCCTTTCGAAGTCTCTGGCAACCTAACTGCTTCTATTACCGA AGTCATTGCTGGAAAGAACTTAAGAAGGAACCTGAGGGGAAACAAAGGGGGAGGACAATGTCTGGCCACAAACCCCATTGATAGATGCTGGAGGTGTGACCCAAATTGGGCTGATAACCGCCAGAAACTAGCCGATTGTGTCCAAGGGTTCGGCAGAAACACCCGTGGAGGTAAAGGCGGTCCAATTTACGTTGTCACCGATCCTTCTGACGATGAATTGATGGACCCCAAACCCGGCACACTCCGTTATGCAGTCACACGTAATGGACCCCTTTGGATCACATTCGCTCACAGCATGCTGATCACACTACAACAAGAACTTATCATGAATAGTGACAAGACAATTGATGGTAGAGGAGTTGATGTTTACATTGCCAATGGTGCTGGTATTACTGTTCAATTTGTTAAGAATATTATCATCCATGGAATTAAGATTTACAACATTCAAGTACGTGAAGGTGGTACGATTAGAGATTCTGAGACCCATTATGGTTTAAGGACTAGGAGTGATGGTGATGGTATTTCCATATTTGGTTCTAGTAATATTTGGATTGATCATGTCTCCATGAAAAATTGTACTGATGGTTTAATTGATGCAATCATGGGATCTACTGCTATTACCATTTCTAACAGTCACTTCACTGACCACAATGAG GTTATGCTTTTTGGTGCTAATGACAATCATAAAGAAGACAAGATCATGCAAATCACATTAGCATTCAACCACTTTGGAAAAAGATTAGTACAAAGGATGCCAAGGGCAAGATTTGGTTTTATCCATTGTGTTAACAATGACTACACTCATTGGGAAATGTATGCCATTGGTGGTAGCTCGAACCCTACAATTATCAGTGAGGGTAACAGATTCATTGGCCCAGAAAACAAAATGGTAGGTAAAGACCTTATTAATTCTAAAGAAGTAACAAAGAGAGAATACACCGATGAAAGTATATGGAAAAGCTGGCAATGGAGATCAATCAATGACGAATTTTTGAGCGATGCTTACTTTATTCAATCTGGACCAGAGCTAAAGGACAGACCATTTTCAAGGCAAGACATGATAACAGCTAAACCAGGAAGTTATGTTGGAAGACTTACACGATTTGCCGGAAACCTACAATGCATTGTGGGTAAACCTTGTTAG